The Vulgatibacter sp. genomic interval CGGGCAGGCCTCGGGAAGCGGCTGATGTTCGGCTCGGATCAGATGCGCTGGCCCGACCGAATCGGCCCGGCGATCGAAGCCATCGAACAAGCGCCCTTCCTTGACGAGCAGCAGAAGCGCGACATTTTCTACAGCAACGCGGTGCGGTTCCTCCGCCTCGATCCGGCCGTGTAGGCACGGAGCTGCGCCGCCCCGTCGGCAAGCCGGGGAGAGCCCTCGGCGGACCTCCCCCACGCGCCGGGTGGTAGCCTCTTCTGCAGGAGGCGCGATGGCCCGTTCGAAAGACCCGATGTCGTCCATGCTGGGCGCTGTGAGCCTGTTGTCCGCGGCCTTACTCGCATGCAACCAGGGAGCAAGCGGTACCCTACGCGGTGAGGATACGCCCTGCGCCGATCAGTCCGACTGCGCGCCGTTCCACCTCGTCTGCGCCGCCCCACCCGGTGTCGAGGAGGGCCAGGCGGCGCATGGCCTCTGCGTGAAGAGCATCCCGCCCGGCTCCTGCGCCTTCTACGTGCGCGAGGGACACGCGTCGGGCCGATTCTGCGTCGACTGACCAGCGCGCGGAGGACCGGGGTCAGGAGCCAGCACGGCTGCGCAGCAGCTCGTAGCGCCGAAAGCCGAGAGGCCGCAGGCCCGCGAAACGCTCGATGAAGCGCACCAGTGCCCCGTCCGGCCGCAGCTGGGTGGCCAGCATCTCCTCGTGGGCCTTCGCCGAGGTCCATTCCGAGTAGTTGAAGATCCGGCTGCCGTCGGTCGAGAGGTGGAAGTGCGACGAGATCGCCCCGGGATGGTGGGATGCCGGGGCCGTCTCCACCCGTTCGAACAGCGCGTCGACGAAGGCGTGCTGCGCGTGCGGACCGTCCGTCTCGAACGAGACCAGCACCAGACAGCCGGTTCGTGCAGGATCCCCGGGTCTCATGCTCCGGTAGAGCCGCGTTTCGAAGGCCCAGTCGCGTTCGATCCCCGGGACGGCGGCGTCCACCGCCGCCATCCAATTCCGACGATCGCCGTCCCGAAAGCCGGCGACTGCAGCGGGGTCCTTCCATTGCGAGTGGTGGAGCAGCGTTGCGCCGTCCGCACTGGCGAAGGACGCGTGTGCGGCGAGGCCTGCCGGCCAGCCGGTCCTGGACCAGGCCTCGTGTGCAGCATCGGCGGCGGCCCGCTGCCGGGCGGCTGTTCCCACGGTCCACTGCGAAAAGAGGACGGTCGGCGCGTCGAGGCGGGCTACGTCGGGATAACGCTGGTGCATGCGATTCATGGCTTTCTCCTGTCTCGGTGCGGCCCCTCAGGCGACGAAGGGACGGGCGCGCCTGCCGTCGCGCAAGGTGTGGGCCCACCACCCCAAGGAGTCGAGCAGCTTGCGTGCGGCTGCAGCGGGACGCCGGCGGTCACGGGGCTCGCCGGCCTCGTCGAAGGCTTCCCAGGCCCCGTGGAAGCTGACCGTCTCGCGGACCGTCGGTGCGTGCAGCTCGGCGAAGACGCCGCGCAGGTGCTCGACCGCACGCAGCCCCCCGGAGACCCCGCCGTAGGAGAGGAAGGCGACCGGCTTGGCAAACCACTCGCGGCGCGCGAGGTCGATCGCGTGCTTCAGCGCCGCGGGGTAGCTGTGGTTGTACTCGGGGGTGAGGACCACGAAGCCGTCCGCCGCGTCGATCCGCGCAGCGAAGGCGTCGGTGGCGGGGTCGCTGCCGGCGGGCATCACGGCGGGCAGTCCGGCCTCCGCCAGATCGACGACATCGAAGACCATGTCGGCGCGCTGCCGGGCCAGGCGTTCGAACCAGGCGGCGACGACGTAACCGAAGCGGCCCTCCCGCGTGCTGCCGACGAGGATGACGATACGGAGCTTCTCGTTCTGCATGGCGTTCCTCCAGGGGGGAAGTGGGGTGAACGCCTCTGAACCTAGTCCTTCGAGTTTACTTGAGGTCAAGCTTTTCGATCGCTACCTTCTGGGAGTTCGGCGATCCAGCCAGGAGGGACCATGGAGATGATCACCATCGGGGCACTGAGCGCACGGTCGGGTGTAGCGCCCTCGGCGCTGCGCTTCTACGAGACCCAGGGGCTCATCCACTCGCAACGCTCCTCGGGCGGACAGCGCCGCTACAGCCGCGAGACCCTGCGCCGCGTCGCCTTCGTCCGGGTCGCGCAGCAGGTCGGGCTCTCCCTCGAGGAGATCCGGGAGGCGCTCGCCTCGCTGCCAGACTCGCGCACGCCGACCGAGAAGGATTGGGCACGCCTGTCGGCCTCGTGGCGTCCGCGGATCGATGCGCAGATCCGCATGCTCGAGGGCCTGCGCGATCGCCTGGATGGCTGCATCGGGTGCGGCTGCCTCTCGCTGCGGGCCTGCAAGCTGCTGAACCCCGGCGATCGAGCCGGCAGCCGTGGGCCCGGCCCACGGCATCTACTCGAGGCGGATTGAGTCCTCGGGCCGGCTGCGACGGACACGCGAGCAGCGCCCGCGCTACGCCGCCATGCGGGCCTCCTCCTCCACCTCCGCGGCGTGGAGCGTGCGGCGGGACCGTGCCACGACCACGTAGATCGAGGGCACGATGAACAGGGTGAACGCGGTGCCGATGATCATGCCGCTCACCAGCACGATGCCGATGCTGTTGCGCGCGCCGCCGCCGGGGCCTGCAGCGTAGATCAGCGGGAAGTGGCCGACGACGGTGGCGGCGGTCGTCATCAGGATGGGCCGGAGCCTCGTGCCGGCGGCTTCGAGCACGGCGGCCAGCTTGTCGGCCCCCTGCTCCTGCAGGTGGTTTGCGAACTCGACGATCAGGATGCCGTTCTTGGCCACCAGGCCCACGAGCGTGATCAAACCCACCTGGCTGTAGATATTGAGTGTGGTGAAACCATAGAACGAGAAGAGAAGCGCGCCGGCGAGCGCCAGGGGAACCGATCCGGCGAGGATGATGAACGGGTCACGGAAGCTCTCGAATTGCGCCGCCAGCACCAGGTAGATGAGCACGCCGGAGAGCAGGAGCGTCGCTAGAAAGCCGCCCCCCTCGCTGCGCAGCTGCCGCGATTCGCCGGCGTGGTCGAGGGTGAAGCCGGGCGGCAGCAACGTGCGGGCCTCGTCCTCGAGGAAGCTGAGCGCCTGATCGAGCGAGACACCCGGCGGAATCACGCCCTGGATGCGAACCGCGTTGAGCTGCTGGAAGCGCTTGAGGTCACGCGGCTCGGTGCTGGTACGCAGCGTGGCGAAGGTCGAGAGCGGCACCAGCTTGCCGCCGGGCCCGCTGACGTGGATGTCGGCGAGCTGCTCTGCGTTCAGACGCTCGCTGCGGACGACCTGGGGGATCACCTTGTAGCTCCGCCCCTGGATGCTGAAGCGGTTCACGTAGTTGCCGCCCAGCATGGTCGAGAGATCGCGCCCCACCTGCGCGAGATCGACGCCGAGCGAGCGCACCTTGTCGCGGTCCAGGACGACCTCCGTCTCCGGCTGATCGACCTTGAGATCGGCGTCGGCGAAGAGGAAGAGGCCGCTGGCGAAAGCCTTGCCGACGAGCTGGTTTGCGACCTGCTCGAGCTCGCGCGCCTCCGCCGTGGAGGCGATCACCAGGTCCACCGGGAAGGCGCCGCCGCCGGGCAGCGGCGGCGGGAGCATGGGGAAGGCGCGAATGCCGGGGATCTGCCCGAGCTTCGGCGCCACCTCCACCAGCAGCTCCTCCGCGGTGCGTTCGCGCTCGGTCCACGGCACGAGGTTCATGCCGCTGAAGCCGCCGCCCGGCGTGGTGAGCTGGAACGTGGTCTTCGTCTCCGGGATCGAACGGAAGGCCTCGTGCACCTGCCTGCTGAAGAGCGCCGTCTGGTCGAGCGTGGAGTTGGCGGAGCCCTGCACGATCCCGAAGATCACCCCCTGGTCCTCCGACGGGGCGAGTTCCTTCATCGAGTACATGTAGAACGGCACCGTTGCGGAGACGACCAGCGCCCAGACCACGAGCATCGCCGGTCGGTTGCGCAGCGTGGCCGCGAGCACCTTCGCGTAGCGGCCACGCAGTCGCTCGAAGCGACGGCCGATCCACCCGGCGTAGCCGCGCTCGGACTGGCCCGGGCGCAGCAGCCTGGACGCCATCATCGGGGAGAGCGTGAGCGCCACCACGCCCGACATCAGCACCGCACCGGCGAGCGTCAGGGCGAACTCGCGGAAGAGCGCGCCCGTGAGACCGCCCTGCAGCGCGACCGGCGCGTAGACCGCAGCCAGGGTGACGGTCATCGCGGCGATGGGACCGACGAGCTCGCGTGCGCCCCGTAGCGCCGCCTGGACGGGACTCGCGCCCTCGCTCAGGTGCCGCTCCACGTTCTCGACCATCACGATCGCATCGTCGACCACCAGCCCGACGGCGAGCACGATGGCGAGGAGCGTGAGCAGGTTGAGGGTGAATCCCGCAGCGAGCATGAGAAAGGCGGTGCCCACCAGCGAGATCGGCATGGCCACCACCGGCACGAGCACCGAGCGGAACGAGCCTAGGAAGAGGAAGATCACCAGCACGACGATGAGCAGCGTCTCGCCCAGCGTCTTCACCACCTCGTCGATCGCGTCCTCGATGTAGCGGGTCGAGTCGTACGCCACGCCGACCTTCATCCCGGGCGGCAGCTGGGCCTCGATCGCCGGGAGCAACTCGCGCACGTCCCGGATGACTTCGAGCGCGTTTGCCGTCGGCAGCACCCAGATGCCCATGAAGGTGCCCGTCTCGCCGTCGAAGCGCACGTCCTCCTCGTACGTGGCGGCGCCCAGCGCCACGTCCGCGATCTCGCCGAGGCGGACGAGCGTTCCGTCCTGTGCCTTCACCACGAGCTCCCGGAAGTCCTCGACGGTCTGCAGGTCCGTGTTCGCGGTCAGGTTGACCGAGACCATCGAGCCTTTCGTCCGCCCCAGCGTGGACAGGGCGTTGTTCCGGGCCAGGGCCTCCTGCACCTCGGTGGGCGAGATGCCGCGCGCCGCCATCCTCTCCGGGTGCAGCCAGATCCGCATGGCGAAGGTGCGGCCGCCGAGCAGGTCCGCGCGCTGTACGCCCGCGACCGCCGACAGGCGCGGCTGCACCTCGCGGGTGAGGTACTCGGTGACCGCGCTCTGGTCGTGGGCCGAGGAGGAGAACCCGATGTACATCGCAGCGAATTGGGTGTCGGCCATCTCCAGCTCGATGATCGGCGCCTCTGCCTCCGGCGGCAGCTCGTTGCGGACCTGGGCGACCTTCGCCTGGATCTGGGTGAGCGCCGCGTTGGTGTCGTAGTTGAGCTTCAGATGGACGGTGATCGTGCTGCGCGAAGGCGCGCTCGACGACTCGATGTAGTCGATGCCGTCGGCGCTCGCGACGACGCGTTCGAGGGGCGTGGTGATGAAACCGCGAACGAGATCGGCGCTCGCGCCCACGTACGTGGTCGTCACCCGGACCACCGCGATGTCGCTCTGCGGGTATTGGCGCACGCTCAGCGACTCGAGCGACGCCAGGCCGGCGATCACGATGACCAGGTTGACGACCACGGCGAGAACCGGCCGCTTCACGAAGAGGTCCGTGAATCTCATCAGTTGTTCTCCGGACGCGCGGCAGGATCGTTCGCGGGCTGGACCCGGTTGTCGACCAGGACCGCATCGCCGTTGCGCAGCTTGAACGTCCCCGCGGACACCACCTCCTGACCGGCCTCGAGCCCCGCCAGGATCGCCACCTGATCGCCGCGGCTTCCGCCCAGCGTCACCGCCTGTTGCCGCACACCCGGATAAGGCTGGCCCGCCGGGTCCTCGAGCTGCTCGACCACGAAGATCGAGTCGCCGTACGGCGCGTGTTGGATGGCCGAGGCGGGAAGCACCAGCACCGGCGTTTCCTCCCCGAGCAGCACGCGGGTGTTCACGAACATGCCTGGGCGCAGCAGGCCTTTCGCGTTGGGGATCGTGGCCTGCACCTGCACGTTGCGCGTCTGCGGATCGACGAGCACGTCGATGGCGGTGATCCGGCCCTCGTGCTTGCCCAGCGCGTCCGTGGAGACCTCGACCCGATCACCAATCTGCAGGCGTGCCAGCTCCTGCTGCGGGACGCCGAAGTTCACATGAACCTGGTCGAGTGCCTGCAGGGAGACGATCGGCTGGCCACTGGCCACGTACTGGCCCAGATCGATCTGCCGCAGCCCCAGCTCGCCCGAGAAGGGTGCGCGGATCTGCTTGCGGGCGAGGATGGCCTGGATCTCCGCCACCCGCGCAGCCGCCTGGGCCTCCGCCGCGGTCGCCTCGTCGAGCGCCTGCTGGGTGAGGGCATCGCGCGCCCGCAACTGCGCCGCCCGCTGCAGCTGGAGGGCCGCCAGCTTCTGCTGGGACTCCGCCGCGCCGAGCTGTGCCCGCTCCTGCCGGACGTCGAGCCGCACGAGGAGCTGCCCCTTCTTCACCGACCGGCCCGACTCGAAGGCCAGCGCTGCGACCACGCCGGGCAGGTCCGCGCTCAGCGTCACGCCGCGCACGGCTTCCACCGTGCCGATCGAGTGGATGGTCACGGGCCATCGTGCTTCCGGGGTCAGGACGGTGGTCACCGCCTGCGGCGGTGGCCGGAAGGCGGCGGCAGACGCCGCGCCCGTCCGGAGCTGCCAGAACTTCGCCCCGCCGACGAGCGCGGACAGCACCAGCGCCGCGCTCAAAATCATCAGCCACTTCCGCATTCTGCCTGCTCCGTCGTGTCGCTCCGTCGCGGGGCGAATTGATCGACGGCTGTAATGCGGACCTGAATCCTCTCGCGCCACCCAAACTCATCGAACGCCTGCGCAAGCGGCGAGCGTACCCAGTGCAAGTGGCTCACCCGCCCCCGTCGCCGCGAAACGATCGCCAGGCTCCCGCATTCTTCTGCCAACCCAACGCTGGACGACCGGTCCGATCCTCAAACCAGGGAGCCCCCGTTGCCTCCTCGCGAAACCGTCAATCGCCGCATCCTCCTCGCCGCGCGCCCGCTCGGCCCGCCGACGCTGCAGAGCTTCCGTCTGGAAGAATCCGCGGTTCCGGAGCCTGGTGAGGGCCAGGTGCTGTTGCGCACGCTCTACCTCTCACTCGACCCCTACATGCGCAACCTGATGGACGAGGTCGGGCCTGGTTATGCACCGCCGATCGACGTGGGCGCCCCGATGGTCGGCGGCACCGTGAGCCGCATCGTCGCCTCTCGCCATCCGGCCCACCGTGTCGGAGAGCTCGTGCTGGGCAGCGCCGGCTGGCAGGACTACGCGCTCTCGGACGGCGAGGGCCTGCTGCCGCTCGAGGACCTGCACCGGACCTCGCTGGCGCTGGGCGGCCTCGGGATGCCGGAGTTTACCGCTTACGTGGGGCTGCTGGACATCGGCCAGCCCCAGCCAGGCGACACCGTGGTGGTCGCGGCTGCAACTGGCGCCGTCGGCTCGGTCGTCGGGCAGATCGCCAGGCTCAAAGGTGCGCGCGTCGTGGGCGTCGCCGGCGGCGCAGCGAAGTGCCGCCATGCGGTCGAGGAGCTGGGCTTCGACGCATGCATCGACCGCCATGCGCCCAAGTGGGCAACACAGCTGCGTGCGGCCTGCCCGAATGGCATCGACGTCTACTTCGAAAATGTGGGCGGCGAGGTCCTGGAGGCGGTGCTACCGCTGCTCAACATCGGCGCACGGATTCCGGTGTGCGGCTTCATCGCGCACTACAACGACAAGGGGCTTTCCCCAGGTCCCGACCGCATGCCCAGGCTGCTGGCAGCCGTGCTCCAGAAGCGCGTTCGCATGCAGGGCTTCATCATCCTCGACCACTACGCGAGCCGCTTCGACGCCTTTCGCAAGGAGATGGCAGCCTGGATCGACACCGGCAGGGTCAAGGTGCACGAGGATGTGGTCGATGGGCTGCAGAACGCGCCGGCGGCGTTCATCGGCCTGCTCGAAGGGCGCAACTTCGGCAAGCTCGTGGTGCGCGTCGCCGACGCCTGACGCGCGGCGACCGTATCAGTGTCCCGATGCACGCAGCTGGCGGATGTGCTCCAACAACGCGCCCGCCGCATTGGACGGCCCGCCGAGGAGGTCTTCGATCCGATCGGTGCGGAAGCGCGGGATCGGCTCGGCGCTGTCGCGTGGGGCGACACGCACGCTGCTCGACGAGTGGAGGCTCGCCACGACCATCCGCGCGATCCGCTCCCACGTGAGGATCTCCCGATCGACGCAGGTGTAGGTCGGGTGGGGATTCTCCGACCGCGTGAGAAGGCGTACGGCCCTCGCCACCGTCGACACATCGGAGAACTGGCGCCCCTCCCCGCTCACTGTCACGACGGGACGCCCCTCCGCCGCTGCGCGCACCATGTCCACCACCTGGTCAGGGCTGCGAAAGGAACCCGCTGGAAAGGCCGGCGGACCGACCACGGGGCCCGGACGGACGACGACCCCCGTCATCCGGTGGCGCGCGCACGCCGCGCGGAGGAACAACTCGCCCGCGGCCTTCGTGGCGCCGTAGGCCTCGGTCGTGCTGAGCCCGTCCTCCTCGCACATCACGCCGGCGAATGGGCGGTGCACGGCAGCCGACGACAGGTAGATGCACCTCGCCAGGCCGGCGCTCCCAGCGGCGTCGAAGAGCTTGGCCGTGGCCGCGACGTCTCGCAGCTCGAGCTCGGAGCCGGGCTCCCCCCAGATCAGCGCCGCATGTACACACGTGTCGTGGCCCGGCAGCGCGGCGGCGATGCGCGCATCATCTTCGAGATCCGCCTCGACGACCTGCAGCCGGGGATCTCGCGCGAACGGGCCCAGCTTCTCCGGTGACCGCACCACGGCGGTGACGTGCTGCCCGTCCTCCAGGAGTTCGCGCACGAGGTGGAGGCCTATGTACCCACCGGCGCCGGTCAGAAGTGTTCGCATGCGCATGGCCTCCGCGCGGTGCCGGCCGCGCGCCGTAGCTGAGCGTCGGCGGAAGGGCAGCACAGCGCCTGTTCAACGCGGCCGCCAGGGGAGCCAGTCCGGCAGCGGTTCGCCGAGGTAGACAGGCTTCCCCCGCTCGAATTCGGCCACCTTGCGGTAGGGCCGGTCGAGCTCGGAATTGTCGAAGACGAGGACGTGGGGTAGCTCGTGGATGGAGCGGCGGAGGTTCTCGATCGTACGCGGATACCGCTCGGCCAGCTTGTCGGTCGGGACGTCGTGTCCTCCCTGCAGGACGCGCATCGCCACGCGCTCGTCGCTCAGCTGGGGAGACGCGAGCCCGATGAAGCACAAGACGACGGTGTATCCGAGCGCCTCTGCTCGCAGTAGGAACTGCAGCTTGTCGCCAGAGGGATCGGAGAACACGGTCTCGAAAACGAAGCTCTCGCGCTGCGCGAGCATTGCTTCCCGGATCTGCGATGCGACCTCCGCAGCTTCGTACGGGCCGATCTCGAGTTCCCGCGCGAGTTCGTCCGCATTTACGAAGCGCAATGCGGTCCGCTCGAGATGGGCGCCGTAGAAGGTGGTCTTGCCCGCACCGTTCGGGCCAGCCACCGCAACGATGACGGGCCTCGCGTCGAACGCCGCGCTCAACGGCGACTCGCCTTCTCGAACTTTCTCCCGACGAGACGGCCGAGGGTGCGGGTGCCGTCCTCGTCGATCTTCACGACGAAACCGGGCCGGTTCGGTGCTGGCTTGAAATGGGGAAAGGGGCGGCTCGCGAGGTAGGCCCCCACCCGCTCGCGGCCGGCGGCGGTGTCGACCTCTGCAAGGCAGGCGGAGAGCGGGACGACCTCCCCTCGCTGCTTGATCTTGAGGACGGCTTCCGTGCGGAGGATCGGCTCGATCGCGCGGCCGAGCCGTGCCCAGAACTCGATCTGGCCGGCGATCGATCGCTCGGCCGCTTCCCCCACGATCCGGGCGTCCGAGACGAGGCTGTCGGAGAGTTTGACGGGCTGGCCCATCGCCACAAGGTAGCATTCTGCTACCCAGACGCAAGCTCCGGAGCCGGCGGCGCGGGTCTCAGCACTGGGGTGCGGAAGTGGAGGAGCGCAGGACCACGGTCTTCGATGCGAGCATCGCGCCGTCCGCCATCCGGGCGACGTCGAGGATGAAGGCGTCGGGATCGGACGAGGCGCCGAGGAAACCGTCTGCCTCGTTGCTCGTATCCGGCGCGCCTGCCTCGACGTAGTCGTCGACGCTCGCGAAGACTTCGTCCACGAGGTCGCCAGGGAAGAACACCTGCGACACCACGGACACCTCGTCGCCGCGCACCACCCGGAAGTGGATGTGGACCGCGCGTCCCGGGTACCAGCCGGGGAAGCAGGTGTCGAAGGTTACGCGGCCGTCGGCGTCGCTCGACTGGGTGCCGCGGAAGAAGCGATGGCTGCGCGCGTCGGGATCGCCCGTGGTGCAGAAGTCGATCACGTCGTCGCCCGAATAGAGCCCGGCGGCGCTGCAATGCCATACGTCGACGGTGGCCCCCTCGACCGGCGTGCAGCCGTCGACGTCCACGAGCCGCAGGACCAGGCGGAGCGGGATGCCGGGGTAACCCTCGCTGACGTCCCGGCGGATCGGCGACAGGCCGAAGCACGGACCGAGGGTCATGGCACAGGTAAGGGCGCATGCACCGCCGCCGCTGGCGAAGGGATCCGGATAGGCGTCCGGATCGACCATCGCCGCCGTGCCCCCGGTGGCCCATGCGCTCGCGCCGCCGCCGCCGCTGCCACCGTTGCCTCCCGAGCCCCCCACCCCACCCGCGCCGCCGGCTCCGCCGGTGCCACCTCCCGGGCGCCCTGCAGTAGCCGTCCTCCCCTCCGGGTCACCGCACGCAGCGAGGAGTGCCGCGCCCGCGATGGTGTGGACGGCCGCGCGCACGAACGCACGCCGCGTCGCCATCCCCGCCAGCGGGCCGTCTGCTGCCTCTTCGCGATCGGTACCGTCGTTCATCCTGCGCTTCGACATGGTCATCCTCCGCTTGGGGCCGCTCCCCGAACCTGGGCGCTAGCGTGCGACGAACCAGCACGGTTCGGAATCAGAATGATCTGGATACGAGCGTTCGCCCAAGCCGTACGGTCATCTTCACGGAAGGAGTGTCCGTCACCCGGCGCGCGCCGCAAAGGCGTCTCGCTTCCGGGCATGGCAGGCAGATAGGTTCTCGTTCGCAACGCTCGCCTCGGCCGTCTCGAGGCGCACCCCAGGAGGATCAGGTGGGCCCGACGATTCCCAGCCAGGCGCCGCGTCTCCCCGTCTTTCAATTCCCCGCCTCGACGATGCCCGCCCTGCTCCTCCGCAGCGCGGTGCGGGCGCCCGACAAGACCTTCCTGCGCTTCTTCGATCCTGCCGCGTCCGCCGACGCACCGCCGCGGGACTGGACCTTCGGCGCTTTCGCCGAAGCGGCAGGACGTGCCGCCCACTTCCTGCGCGAGAGCGGCGTCGGCGTGGGCGACCGGGTGCTGCTGCTTGCCGAGAACAGCCCCGAGTGGCAGCTGATCGCGATCGGGGCACAGCTGCTGCGCGCCGAGCCAGCGGGCCTCTTCGCCAGCCTCGGAGCGGCGCAGGCCCAGTCGATCGCACAGCGCACGCGGCCGCGCGTGATCTTCGTCTCGAGCGCGGCCCAATGGGAGAAGCTAGCCCCCGTGGCGGCGGAGCTGGTGGCGTCCGGACTGCGCACGGTGCTGGCGGCACGACCGCTCGACCCCTCGATTCTGCCAGAAGGCGTATCGACCGCCGACGTCGCGCACGTGACCGGAGCGCTCTCCCCGCCGCTCGCGCCCGACGAGCTCGCACGCCTCGCGAGCGAGGTGGGCGAAGAGGATCCCTACCTGCTGCTCTTCACCAGCGGCACCACGGGGCGTCCCAAGGGCGTGCGCCTCTCCCAGCGCTCGATCGTCCGCGCCATCTCTGCAGGGGCCGTCTCCACCGGCCGTACCGAGGCCGACGTCGGGCTGCACCTGCTGCCCTTCGGCCACGTCGCGGGCCACGACCAGTTCGCGCTCGCCCTCGCGCAGGGACACACGCTGCTCTCGATCGCCCGCCGCGAGGAGCTCGAGCGCGCGCTCGCCTCCGGGCCGACCTACATCTTCTCGGTCCCCATGCTCTACGAGCGCATGCGCGCTGGCGTGGAGCAGAAGCTCACCGGGCTTCCTGCTCCGGTGCGCGCCTTCGCACGAGCGGCGCTGGAGGCCTCGGCCCGGGTGCGGGTGGACGGCTCGCGTGCGCTCGGCGACCGCCTCCT includes:
- a CDS encoding NADPH-dependent FMN reductase, translating into MQNEKLRIVILVGSTREGRFGYVVAAWFERLARQRADMVFDVVDLAEAGLPAVMPAGSDPATDAFAARIDAADGFVVLTPEYNHSYPAALKHAIDLARREWFAKPVAFLSYGGVSGGLRAVEHLRGVFAELHAPTVRETVSFHGAWEAFDEAGEPRDRRRPAAAARKLLDSLGWWAHTLRDGRRARPFVA
- the soxR gene encoding redox-sensitive transcriptional activator SoxR, with amino-acid sequence MEMITIGALSARSGVAPSALRFYETQGLIHSQRSSGGQRRYSRETLRRVAFVRVAQQVGLSLEEIREALASLPDSRTPTEKDWARLSASWRPRIDAQIRMLEGLRDRLDGCIGCGCLSLRACKLLNPGDRAGSRGPGPRHLLEAD
- a CDS encoding efflux RND transporter permease subunit, with amino-acid sequence MRFTDLFVKRPVLAVVVNLVIVIAGLASLESLSVRQYPQSDIAVVRVTTTYVGASADLVRGFITTPLERVVASADGIDYIESSSAPSRSTITVHLKLNYDTNAALTQIQAKVAQVRNELPPEAEAPIIELEMADTQFAAMYIGFSSSAHDQSAVTEYLTREVQPRLSAVAGVQRADLLGGRTFAMRIWLHPERMAARGISPTEVQEALARNNALSTLGRTKGSMVSVNLTANTDLQTVEDFRELVVKAQDGTLVRLGEIADVALGAATYEEDVRFDGETGTFMGIWVLPTANALEVIRDVRELLPAIEAQLPPGMKVGVAYDSTRYIEDAIDEVVKTLGETLLIVVLVIFLFLGSFRSVLVPVVAMPISLVGTAFLMLAAGFTLNLLTLLAIVLAVGLVVDDAIVMVENVERHLSEGASPVQAALRGARELVGPIAAMTVTLAAVYAPVALQGGLTGALFREFALTLAGAVLMSGVVALTLSPMMASRLLRPGQSERGYAGWIGRRFERLRGRYAKVLAATLRNRPAMLVVWALVVSATVPFYMYSMKELAPSEDQGVIFGIVQGSANSTLDQTALFSRQVHEAFRSIPETKTTFQLTTPGGGFSGMNLVPWTERERTAEELLVEVAPKLGQIPGIRAFPMLPPPLPGGGAFPVDLVIASTAEARELEQVANQLVGKAFASGLFLFADADLKVDQPETEVVLDRDKVRSLGVDLAQVGRDLSTMLGGNYVNRFSIQGRSYKVIPQVVRSERLNAEQLADIHVSGPGGKLVPLSTFATLRTSTEPRDLKRFQQLNAVRIQGVIPPGVSLDQALSFLEDEARTLLPPGFTLDHAGESRQLRSEGGGFLATLLLSGVLIYLVLAAQFESFRDPFIILAGSVPLALAGALLFSFYGFTTLNIYSQVGLITLVGLVAKNGILIVEFANHLQEQGADKLAAVLEAAGTRLRPILMTTAATVVGHFPLIYAAGPGGGARNSIGIVLVSGMIIGTAFTLFIVPSIYVVVARSRRTLHAAEVEEEARMAA
- a CDS encoding efflux RND transporter periplasmic adaptor subunit → MRKWLMILSAALVLSALVGGAKFWQLRTGAASAAAFRPPPQAVTTVLTPEARWPVTIHSIGTVEAVRGVTLSADLPGVVAALAFESGRSVKKGQLLVRLDVRQERAQLGAAESQQKLAALQLQRAAQLRARDALTQQALDEATAAEAQAAARVAEIQAILARKQIRAPFSGELGLRQIDLGQYVASGQPIVSLQALDQVHVNFGVPQQELARLQIGDRVEVSTDALGKHEGRITAIDVLVDPQTRNVQVQATIPNAKGLLRPGMFVNTRVLLGEETPVLVLPASAIQHAPYGDSIFVVEQLEDPAGQPYPGVRQQAVTLGGSRGDQVAILAGLEAGQEVVSAGTFKLRNGDAVLVDNRVQPANDPAARPENN
- a CDS encoding NADP-dependent oxidoreductase is translated as MPPRETVNRRILLAARPLGPPTLQSFRLEESAVPEPGEGQVLLRTLYLSLDPYMRNLMDEVGPGYAPPIDVGAPMVGGTVSRIVASRHPAHRVGELVLGSAGWQDYALSDGEGLLPLEDLHRTSLALGGLGMPEFTAYVGLLDIGQPQPGDTVVVAAATGAVGSVVGQIARLKGARVVGVAGGAAKCRHAVEELGFDACIDRHAPKWATQLRAACPNGIDVYFENVGGEVLEAVLPLLNIGARIPVCGFIAHYNDKGLSPGPDRMPRLLAAVLQKRVRMQGFIILDHYASRFDAFRKEMAAWIDTGRVKVHEDVVDGLQNAPAAFIGLLEGRNFGKLVVRVADA
- a CDS encoding NAD-dependent epimerase/dehydratase family protein, whose protein sequence is MRMRTLLTGAGGYIGLHLVRELLEDGQHVTAVVRSPEKLGPFARDPRLQVVEADLEDDARIAAALPGHDTCVHAALIWGEPGSELELRDVAATAKLFDAAGSAGLARCIYLSSAAVHRPFAGVMCEEDGLSTTEAYGATKAAGELFLRAACARHRMTGVVVRPGPVVGPPAFPAGSFRSPDQVVDMVRAAAEGRPVVTVSGEGRQFSDVSTVARAVRLLTRSENPHPTYTCVDREILTWERIARMVVASLHSSSSVRVAPRDSAEPIPRFRTDRIEDLLGGPSNAAGALLEHIRQLRASGH
- a CDS encoding zeta toxin family protein, whose protein sequence is MSAAFDARPVIVAVAGPNGAGKTTFYGAHLERTALRFVNADELARELEIGPYEAAEVASQIREAMLAQRESFVFETVFSDPSGDKLQFLLRAEALGYTVVLCFIGLASPQLSDERVAMRVLQGGHDVPTDKLAERYPRTIENLRRSIHELPHVLVFDNSELDRPYRKVAEFERGKPVYLGEPLPDWLPWRPR
- a CDS encoding TA system antitoxin ParD family protein: MGQPVKLSDSLVSDARIVGEAAERSIAGQIEFWARLGRAIEPILRTEAVLKIKQRGEVVPLSACLAEVDTAAGRERVGAYLASRPFPHFKPAPNRPGFVVKIDEDGTRTLGRLVGRKFEKASRR
- a CDS encoding protocatechuate 3,4-dioxygenase; protein product: MSKRRMNDGTDREEAADGPLAGMATRRAFVRAAVHTIAGAALLAACGDPEGRTATAGRPGGGTGGAGGAGGVGGSGGNGGSGGGGASAWATGGTAAMVDPDAYPDPFASGGGACALTCAMTLGPCFGLSPIRRDVSEGYPGIPLRLVLRLVDVDGCTPVEGATVDVWHCSAAGLYSGDDVIDFCTTGDPDARSHRFFRGTQSSDADGRVTFDTCFPGWYPGRAVHIHFRVVRGDEVSVVSQVFFPGDLVDEVFASVDDYVEAGAPDTSNEADGFLGASSDPDAFILDVARMADGAMLASKTVVLRSSTSAPQC